A segment of the Chryseobacterium scophthalmum genome:
TTTATTGATTCTTAAAGACAACAGTGAATCTTACTTAAATCCTTAATTTTTTAAAAAAATCAGCGCTATCAGTAGCGAGAGAAAAAACTATTTAATTTTAGCAATCAATTTTCTGCAAGATTCATACAAAGGCTTTTCAATCAACAAATAAATAATGATTGAGCAAATCCACAACGCTACAAAGTTACGGTCGGGTAAATAAAAATAAGATTTCAGCTTCATATTAAAATAGCTGAGATGAATCAAATAAAAGACAAATGATGCGTTTCCTAAGAGAATAAAAAATTTAGTAGAAAGTATTCTTGAAACGAAGGTTCTCTCGGTCATCAACCCCCAAAAGAAAACGGCAATTGCAACAGGCAAAAACAACTCATGAATGAGTCTTCCTTCCCAACGTTCTACACCATGCACGAAATTATTTCTGGCAAAAAATGCAATAGAAATTGTGAAAATAAGAATGGAAATTCCACCCCAAAGTGTCGGTTTTTTAATCTTGTTTAAAAATTGGATTCCTTTTTCTTTTTTCATTAAATAAGCGAGCAACATTCCGAAGAAAAACTCTAAACTTCTCCCAAAGAATGTACTTCCGATCATAAATTGGAGAGGATATAAAAACCCTTTAGGATTTCCGTTGAATTCTTTAAGTCCGAATCCGATTCCCCATCCTAAAAGAAAAAATCCGATTAAAAAAAGAATACAATATTTCCAGCTTTTCTTTAATAATAGAAATAAAAGCGGAGCCAGAATGTAAAAGAAAAACTCAACTGTCAACGACCAAGCCTGTACAATTCCTGAAACCGAATATCTTTCAAAAAGTGAATAAAACAATGAGTATTGCAGAAAATAAGTATCAACACTTTTGGAATATGAAGTATCGAGAAAATAACAGCTCAGCAAAATCCAGTACAATGGAAAAATTCTCGCAATCCGGAGAAGAATATATTTTAAATAAGATTTTTTTGATTCTAAAGGTTTCTCTTCATAGCGATAAGCGAGCAAAAATCCGCTCAAAACAAAAAATACAGTTACGCCGATGTGCCATTCGCTAATAAAACGCATGATTTCAAAAGGTAAATCGTAACGCCAATATTTTCGGTTGTGATAGACAAAAACCATGATCGCGGCAATGGCGCGCATTCCGGTTAAAGCATCGAATTTATTTTTTTGAAGAGCTTCCAAAGGATAAACAATAAAAGTTTTTAGTTTTTTTAACCGCAAAAGAATCAAAAGATTTTTATGTAAGAAGTATTTCAACAGCTTACAAAACATCAGACAAATAATGCATTCATATTTTGTAAACTTTTGAATTTCTATTTTTTTAATGAATTCTTTTGTCTCTTTTGCGGTTAATGAAATTTTTATAAATTAAAAAAGGCTTAATAAATAAGCCTTTTAAATATAATTAATTTTAATTGTAAAAATTAGTTTTCCAAAATGTAAGAGAACATCAATGGTGCACAGATTGTCGCATCACTTTCAACGATATATTTCGGTGTTGTGATATCCAATTTACCCCAAGTAATTTTCTCGTTCGGAACTGCTCCTGAATAAGAACCGTAAGAAGTAGTTGAATCTGAGATCTGACAGAAATAAGACCAAAACGGAATGTCATGCATTTCCATATCCTGATACAACATCGGAACCACACAAATCGGGAAATCTCCTGCGATACCTCCACCAATCTGGAAGAAACCAACTCCTTTTCCTGCAGAGTTTTTAGTGTACCAATCTGCCAAATACGTCATGTATTCGATACCAGATTTCATAGTTGTAGCCGTTAATTCACCTTTGATGCAGTAAGAAGCAAAAATGTTACCCATTGTAGAATCTTCCCATCCCGGAACTACGATTGGCAAGTTTTTCTCAGCCGCAGCAATCATCCAAGAATTTTCTCTTGGAATTTCGTAATACTGCTCCAAAACTCCAGAAAGGATCATTTTATACATAAATTCGTGCGGGAAATATCTCTCACCTTTTGCTTCAGCATCTTTCCAGATTTCTACAATATGCTTCTGCAGTCTTCTGAAAGCTTCTTCTTCAGGGATGCAAGTATCTGTAACTCTGTTTAAACCTCTTTCCAACAAATCCCACTCATCCTGAGCTGTAAGATCTCTGTAGTGAGGAACTCTTTCGTAATGAGAATGCGCTACAAGATTCATCAGATCTTCTTCAAGGTTTGCCCCTGTACAAGAAATAAAATCAACTTTATCCTGACGAATCATTTCAGCCAAAATTTTTCCTAATTCAGCGGTAGACATTGCTCCAGCCAAAGTAATCATCATTTTTCCGCCTTCTTTAAGATGGGCAACATATCCTTTTGATGCGTCTACCAAAGCTGCTGCATTGAAGTGCAGATAATATTTTTCTATGAACTCAGTAATCGGTTTGCTCATTTTTTTTATTTTTTGCAAAGATAAAACTTAAAAACGGAATGTAGCGGATGCTGCTAAAGAAACTCTGCTTAAACCTTCTCTGTTGTCTTCTCCAAGGTCAACAACCTGCCCGTTATAAGAGATTTTTCTTAGTGCTCCTCCGGAAAGCCCAACTTTAGGACCAATTAAAATATTTTTGTTGATTTGATATTGGTAAGCAAAATCGACTTCAGCTCCCAATGTATTGCCTTTTCCTTTTACATTTCCTGTCTTGGTAGTATAGCTCATTGCTCCTAATGCTGCATCCATCATGAATTTATGCTTTGTAGGCTGGTCATAATTGGTAATTGTAAAAGATGGGCCATAAAAATTAATTGCATCTTTAGTACTTACCACTGCGCTTACAATATTCCCCATATTGTCTCGTGCGCTAAATCTTCCCGTATGAGAAGCGCTGTAATTGGAATATTTGAAACCAATGTGCATTCCATTTTTAACTTCATATCGAAGGGCAACATCGAAATTGATTCCGTTTTTAAGACCTTTGATGTAGTTGCGTTCTTCCGGAGATAAGGTGGTTGCTATTTTATTGACTCTCCACGCATAACCAAAAGATGGAGCGATAGAAATTTTTTGTGCAAATGACATTACAGATATTGAGAATAATCCTAATGCGAATACTTTTTTAATCATTCAGAAAATTTTCAGCAAAAATACTGTTTTTCCTGAATGAGAGAATTAAGAATTAATTAATATTTAAAACGTCTGTTTTCTTTTTTATCAGAAAGCTTCTTTTTGGTGTCTAATCTTTTGGCAATCTGACCTTTTGAAGGTTTGGTTTTGAGTCTTTTTTTAGGAATAATTATAGCCTGATTGACGATTTCCAAAATTTTTTCGATAGCGATTTTTTTATTCTGCAACTGAGTTCGCGATTCTGAAACAGTCAATTGTAAAACTCCATCCAGATTAATTCGGTTTTTAAGTTTTTCGTTAATTAATTTTTTTTGAAAATCATTAAAAAAATCAGAATCTGAGACTTTCCACATTACTGTTACAGAAGTTTCTACTTTGTTCACGTTTTGTCCACCTGCACCGCTGCTTCGTGAAGTTTTGTAAGTCAGTTCTGTGGTAAAGTTTTTCATAAATAATATTTTTAACGACTCAAATTCCCCTCTTTTGGAGGGGTGGCGAAAATTCGTAAGAATTTTTGACGGGGTGGTTTAAACAGATAAAATATAAGTACTAAACCTCAAAAATACTTTTTAATTCCAAACGACTTACTTTTCCATTAGGCGTTCTGGGAATTTTTTCAATAAAAATAATTTCTTTCGGCTTATGGAAAGATTTTTCAAATTTGAGATTTGAGATTTGAGATTTGAGATTCTCGCCTTCAAATCCTTCAACAATTAAAATCAATTTCTGTCCTAAACTTTCATCTTTTATTCCTAAGAATACAACCTCGTTCGGAATTTCTTTTTTTACCAAAGCTTCAAGCTGTTCAGGAAAAATTTTTGCACCTCCTGAATTGATTACATTGTCAATTCTTCCTAAAAATTTAAACTGATTTTGGTTTTTGATTTCAACCAAATCATTCGTCTGCAATATTTCAGAATTAAGTTGGGGTGCAGAAATTTTCAGACAATTTCTTTCGTCTGTTGAAATTTCAATACCATCAAAGACATTGAAGTATTCGTCCTGAGTAGGGTAGGTTTTCTTTAAAGCAATATGAGAAAGAGTTTCAGACATTCCATACGTCTCGTAGATCTGAGTGAGAGAGTTGGAGGGTAGGAGTGTTTGAGCAATTTTCTTTTTTAAAGATTCGGAAACAGTGGCGCCGCCAATAATTAAATTTTTTATGAAGTGAATTTTATCTAAGGAATTTTCAACCTGTAATGGAGTCATCGCACAAAAGTCAATGCTGTCATTTAAATTTTCCAACGGTTTTAAAGAAGGATCTGAAATAATAAGTTTTAACTTTCTGGTAATTGCCCGCACAACCATCATTTTTCCTGAAATATATTCTATAGGTAAACAAATTAAAGCAGTGTCTCCTTCTTTTAAATTTAAAAAATTGCAGGTCATTTTTGCTGAATTAAGCATTTTTTCTTTTTCAACTTCAATAATTTTAGGAATGCCTGTAGAACCTGAAGTCTGTACTTTTGCCGTTTTAGATTCCGAGAACCATTCTTTGAGAAAAAAAATAACTTTTTTCTCGAAATCGGTTTCAGCATGTAAATTATTAATTTCGAGATTATTGAAGTCGAGCAGCATATTCACGGGGTTAAATTGTATGTGTAAATTTAAAGAAAAATTAAAAAATGATTTGCAAATAAAGAAAAAAGCTTTAAATTTGCATCACCAAAATAAAACAGACCCATGGTGTAACGGTAGCACTCTGGTTTTTGGTACCATCAGTTGGGGTTCGAATCCCTGTGGGTCTACTTTGACAGGAGAAATGATATTCATTTCTCCTGTTTTTTTTAGCCTATTGTTTAATCTAAAATAAAGATGTGTTTCAAATTTTGAAATAAAGTCTTTATGAAATATGTTCTAACAATCAGAAATGTTTTATGGTTATCTGTACGAGTCTTTAAAAGGTTTTTAATCATTTTGAAATGATATTATTTTTTAGAATGTGACCTAAAAAGATACCTCAGTAATCATACTGAGGCATTATATAATTTAAATTTCAAATTAGGGTTTCCAAAAGCTCCACACTTTACCGTTGAAAACAGCAAGTTGTTTGGCTGTGGTATCGTAAACCATCATTCCCGGTGCAGGATTGATGATATTAAGATGTGGACTCGCTACTTTAGGAAGGATCATTGCCTTATCGGTATCTTCCAAAATCAGGATTCCGGTGTCTGATGTTTGGGTAGTTCCTATCGTAACTTCTGCGTCCGTATCTTCTGTATGTGAATTCTGGATAAGAACTCCATCCACCAGCGTGATTGGATCTACCGTAGTTCCTGTTGCGTCTACGGAAAGATCTTTCCAACCTGAGGTGTATTTTGTCTTCACTTTATGATCCGAAAGATCGTAAACCACAGTTCCGTCTACTGCTCCTGCAACAGCGCCTGTACTTGTTACCCAGGGAAGTACCATTCCTCTGTTTTCATTTCCAAATTCTAATGAAACAGAAGTATTTACAGTAGCTTCTTTTCCTATTGCCACCTGAGCAGGGATAAGCAGAGTACCCATGAAGAGTACTGCTGCTGTTATTATGTTGTTTTGTGTTATCATTTTTCAAAGTATTTAATTACTTATTTATTTAAGGACAAGTCTGAGTATTAAAACACTTCCAACCGCTTGCTGTTCCATCGGTATTGATGTATAAGCAGTCTGAATTGATATTGTATACCATCATCCCTTCTCTCAGATTAGCTGCAGGAATAGCATTAATCTGCGTAATGGTCAATCTGTTGGGTACAAATCCTTTAGTTTTAGATTCCAAAGCAGTCCATGCTCCTTTTCTTACCATTGGCCAGTTATCATTATCTGATCCTGCTCTTTTCAAGGAAGTGATCCCTTGTTTGGTGTCTAAAACTGTTCCCGAAGTTATAGCCGGTTTGTAGCAGAAGCAAACAGAGATTGAAGCATTAAGCGCTGATGCATAGGTGTAAGTTCCCAAATAAGTAGCTGCAGCGGTATCATTATTTTCTATACCGTTGTAAAAGCCGTTTGCGCCATAGGCAGCAGGAGTATTATTTCCTACAATTGCATTAGCAACTCCGGTCTGCGTACCGCTTGTATTAACCAAAGTTCCTGATGAAGTATTTCCGGCACCCGCCTGAGCAGCAGTTCCTGCTTCTACAGCATCCGGACAACCTTCTCCGTCACTGTCTAAATCTACACGGTTTGGAACACCATCATTATCGGTATCACATTCGCTATAGCCAAACATCGTAAACTCATCAAAAGTAAGTGCGGTTGCTCCCCAGAAATAAGTTCTTACTTTATATGATGTAGATGGACTTAACATATAATCATTAATGTCATAAACAATATTTCCTGTAGTATTTCTTAACATATCGATATTTAGTATCGTATAGGTTACAAAGTTATCATCAGAGATCAACATTGCCCAATGGTAATTCGTAGTATTGTTGGCTGATGTTCTTACATAATATAACCAGTTGTTATTATCTGCAGTTGTGGTAAACGGATGCTCAATGTATTCGTTGCTGCCAAAAGCATCAGCTAAAGTATTGCCATTAACGTTACTTACATCGATATAATTACCTGCATTAACTGTTGCTGTTAAACCACTACCGGCTGTCCAAGAACCAACACTTGCAAGATAAGCAGGAACTGAATTAGTTCCCTGAGCATTTCCTGTGTTACTCCAAACAGCAAATCTGTTATTAACATCCGTTCCAACAGTCGTTGGTGTAGCCGGATATGCACACTCTGTCAAATCTAAAACACCATCATTATCATCATCAATATCAACTATATCAGAAACACCGTCGCTATCTGTATCTGTACAGAAGTTCAATGTTTTATTATTAGCATATTGGGTGTATGTAGAGGTATAATTGATAATACCGCTATCCGGTGTAGTTTCTACATCATCACCCATCCCGTTATCTCCATAAGCTCCTCCTACAATAACATGGGTTCCTGGAACATTACCTCCCGTGTTAAAGAAATTAGCAGGTACTAATTTAGAAAGCGGAATCCCGGCTTCTACTGCATCCGGACAACCATCACCATCAGTATCTCTGTCTAGATAATTAGGAACTCCATCACCATCCGCATCGGAGTTACAGCCGGTTTTGGTACGGTGCAGCGAAGGATTATAATTTTTATACTGAATACTGAATTCTATTAAACGAGCAGCATTTACAATATTCACATTATCAACTCCTATAATTCTGTAAGAATGATATCTGGTGTTGTTTTGTAGTGTATTATTAAATACAATATTACCAGCAGTTAATGACTGACCTGCAATTGCAGAAAGATCTGTCCAGGTATTAGTCATCAAATCCAAGCCTTGAAGTTTCCATTTCCCGGCACCAAAACTTGCGCCTACATTGAATTTTACATTATCGATAAGTGCAGCATCAATGACTGGCAAATCAAAAGTGATTAAAGCTTTATTTTGGATACTAACCGCTGTAGCTACTGCTCCATAATTGGTTGTTGCAGTATTATTATCATACGTATTAGAAAGTGGATTAGCAGTTGCCCATGTAAAATCAGAAGTTACTCCTTCGGTAATATCCATCGCCTGCGCTTCGGTATAGAAACAAGATGGAGATTCTACCGCATCAGGAACACCGTCATCATCAGAATCAATGTCATATAAAAACTTATTATCACAAGTACTTACATCTGCATTTGTTGCCACAAATAAATAAGAATACACATATTTATAAGCATCAGGATTAGATGAAGACTGCAAAGCATCTGCAAAACCATTGCTTCCGTAAGGACCGGGAACCATTGCGTTTGGTGTATTTACCGTAGAAGTTACTGTACCACCACTTCCATTCTTTACATCACCGGCAATTGATGCCTCAGTAGAATGATTATAAAGAATTGCTTCTTTCGTATCAGGACAACCATCTCCATCGCTATCGAGGTCTTGATGATTGTAAATACCATCATCATCAGTATCTACAGTACAATTCGGCTTTGGCTGCAAGGCAACT
Coding sequences within it:
- a CDS encoding acyltransferase family protein, producing the protein MRLKKLKTFIVYPLEALQKNKFDALTGMRAIAAIMVFVYHNRKYWRYDLPFEIMRFISEWHIGVTVFFVLSGFLLAYRYEEKPLESKKSYLKYILLRIARIFPLYWILLSCYFLDTSYSKSVDTYFLQYSLFYSLFERYSVSGIVQAWSLTVEFFFYILAPLLFLLLKKSWKYCILFLIGFFLLGWGIGFGLKEFNGNPKGFLYPLQFMIGSTFFGRSLEFFFGMLLAYLMKKEKGIQFLNKIKKPTLWGGISILIFTISIAFFARNNFVHGVERWEGRLIHELFLPVAIAVFFWGLMTERTFVSRILSTKFFILLGNASFVFYLIHLSYFNMKLKSYFYLPDRNFVALWICSIIIYLLIEKPLYESCRKLIAKIK
- a CDS encoding deoxyhypusine synthase family protein, giving the protein MSKPITEFIEKYYLHFNAAALVDASKGYVAHLKEGGKMMITLAGAMSTAELGKILAEMIRQDKVDFISCTGANLEEDLMNLVAHSHYERVPHYRDLTAQDEWDLLERGLNRVTDTCIPEEEAFRRLQKHIVEIWKDAEAKGERYFPHEFMYKMILSGVLEQYYEIPRENSWMIAAAEKNLPIVVPGWEDSTMGNIFASYCIKGELTATTMKSGIEYMTYLADWYTKNSAGKGVGFFQIGGGIAGDFPICVVPMLYQDMEMHDIPFWSYFCQISDSTTSYGSYSGAVPNEKITWGKLDITTPKYIVESDATICAPLMFSYILEN
- the arfB gene encoding alternative ribosome rescue aminoacyl-tRNA hydrolase ArfB; the protein is MKNFTTELTYKTSRSSGAGGQNVNKVETSVTVMWKVSDSDFFNDFQKKLINEKLKNRINLDGVLQLTVSESRTQLQNKKIAIEKILEIVNQAIIIPKKRLKTKPSKGQIAKRLDTKKKLSDKKENRRFKY
- a CDS encoding AMP-binding protein; translation: MLLDFNNLEINNLHAETDFEKKVIFFLKEWFSESKTAKVQTSGSTGIPKIIEVEKEKMLNSAKMTCNFLNLKEGDTALICLPIEYISGKMMVVRAITRKLKLIISDPSLKPLENLNDSIDFCAMTPLQVENSLDKIHFIKNLIIGGATVSESLKKKIAQTLLPSNSLTQIYETYGMSETLSHIALKKTYPTQDEYFNVFDGIEISTDERNCLKISAPQLNSEILQTNDLVEIKNQNQFKFLGRIDNVINSGGAKIFPEQLEALVKKEIPNEVVFLGIKDESLGQKLILIVEGFEGENLKSQISNLKFEKSFHKPKEIIFIEKIPRTPNGKVSRLELKSIFEV